From the Bradyrhizobium sp. CCGUVB1N3 genome, one window contains:
- a CDS encoding ABC-three component system protein, producing MDELQQSIYVDRFRLAFHTKKGAAFQDWFVLLAGHAFGPDFEEVRPYGPYGDLKCDGRRISSGSVFQCYAPDAMKEADLIDKVDADFHGARAHWGGNMLEWVFVHNDGRRLPPNAVQHLGGLRQAHAPLQIATWSEPELLDLAMMLDLAALQALFGPAASIAIVDRLVMSDLVPIIEALQRQEPNPTDPPLTPPSPEKLEKNALSEESGLFLRIGRRKSALVDTFFRKSPRPDLGERIAEAFRLRYAELKALDLSADTIFKHLQDYAGFNGEPKRQGAALAVLAYFFDSCDIFEDPIVISVEAS from the coding sequence ATGGATGAGCTGCAACAGTCCATCTACGTCGATCGCTTTCGTTTGGCATTTCACACCAAGAAAGGTGCGGCATTTCAGGATTGGTTCGTCCTTCTGGCCGGACACGCTTTCGGTCCCGATTTCGAGGAGGTTCGCCCCTACGGTCCTTACGGCGACCTGAAATGCGATGGCCGCCGGATCAGCTCCGGCTCCGTGTTCCAGTGCTATGCACCCGACGCCATGAAAGAAGCCGACCTCATCGACAAGGTCGATGCGGACTTCCACGGCGCGCGTGCGCATTGGGGTGGCAATATGCTGGAGTGGGTGTTCGTACATAACGACGGGCGCAGGCTGCCGCCGAACGCGGTTCAGCATCTCGGCGGGCTTCGTCAGGCCCATGCACCGCTTCAAATCGCAACATGGTCCGAGCCGGAACTGCTCGATCTTGCCATGATGCTCGACCTGGCTGCGCTTCAGGCTCTCTTCGGCCCTGCGGCTTCGATCGCGATCGTGGATCGTCTCGTCATGTCCGATCTCGTCCCGATCATCGAGGCGCTCCAACGGCAAGAACCCAATCCGACCGATCCACCCTTGACGCCACCGTCGCCGGAAAAGCTGGAAAAGAACGCTCTTTCCGAGGAATCGGGCCTGTTCCTGCGTATCGGCCGTCGGAAGTCTGCGCTCGTCGACACCTTCTTCCGCAAAAGTCCGCGTCCCGATCTCGGTGAGCGCATCGCTGAGGCGTTTCGGCTGCGCTATGCCGAGCTGAAGGCTCTCGATCTTTCGGCGGATACGATCTTCAAGCACCTTCAGGATTATGCCGGCTTCAACGGTGAACCGAAGCGGCAAGGCGCGGCGCTGGCGGTCCTCGCCTATTTCTTCGATAGTTGCGACATTTTCGAAGATCCGATCGTCATTTCCGTGGAGGCGTCATGA
- a CDS encoding XRE family transcriptional regulator, which yields MGRSHDDIITALPHDKQVAIGARRDELKQEVEGLRELRQIAGKAQADVASALNITQPSVSKIEKQTDMHLSTLRNYVEAVGGELELTVKLPKRPALRIHHLGDLASVGAVSARKKSGDPSPRRRHG from the coding sequence ATGGGCCGGAGCCACGACGACATCATCACCGCCCTTCCTCATGACAAGCAGGTCGCAATCGGAGCGCGCCGTGACGAATTGAAACAGGAAGTCGAAGGTTTGCGCGAACTGCGGCAGATCGCAGGCAAGGCGCAGGCGGACGTCGCATCCGCGCTCAATATCACCCAGCCCTCGGTCTCGAAGATCGAAAAGCAGACCGACATGCACCTCTCGACGCTTCGCAACTATGTTGAAGCCGTCGGCGGCGAGCTGGAGCTGACCGTCAAACTGCCCAAGCGGCCGGCGTTGCGGATTCATCATCTGGGCGATCTTGCGTCGGTCGGTGCCGTTTCGGCACGGAAGAAGAGCGGCGATCCGTCGCCAAGGCGGCGCCATGGATGA